One Hyphomonadaceae bacterium BL14 genomic window, GATGCTTGACGTCAGCCCCGGTCGCTTCAATTCTGCGCCACCAAATGGGGAGCGAGCATGGACAAGACCGAAATCGGGGCCGAAGCCGGCAGAGCCGCGCCGCCGGGCCCGGCCTGGCTGAACCGTGTGCTGGACAAAACCGAGCAGGCCAGCTCACTGGCATCCAATACGGTCCTGATCATCATCATCGTCGCAGCCAGTCTGATTCTGTCCGTCCTGCTGGGCTTCTTGTTGCGCGATCTGTTCGAGCCGGCCGGCACTCAGGGGCTGATTGCGACCATCGCGGTGATCGGCGTTATCGTGTCAGTGGCCGTTGGCACGCCTGCGGTGCTGTTCGGCGATGCCCTGATCCTCAAGATCAAGGGCATGAAGACTGAATTGCAGGCGGCGCTGATCGATGCAGACCGGGCCAACCAGGCCAAGTCCGAATTCCTCGCCAATATGAGCCATGAGATCCGCACGCCCCTCAACGGGATGATCGGCATGGCGCAATTGCTGGAAATGACCCCTCTGGACCCGCGCCAGCGCAGCTATGCGGACACGATCCGGGCCTCGGGCCGCGCGCTTCAGGCGGTGATCGAGGATGTCCTGGACATCGCGCGCATCGAAGCGGGCAAGCTGACCTTGTTCCCGCAGCCGGTGCGTCTGGCGGACGTGGTGCACGAGGCGTTGCAGGCGGGGGCGGCGGGCGCTGCGGCCAAGGGTCTGACCATCACCGTCGAGATTGATGCGGCGCTGGAGGGCCCGGTTCTGATCGACCCCCAGCGCTTCGCGCAGGTTTTGATCAATCTCGTCTCGAACGCCGTGAAATTCAGCGAGCAGGGCGGTGTGCGCGTACGGGCGCGCGCGCTGCCGCAGGGCTGGTTGCGCCTTGAAGTCG contains:
- a CDS encoding ATP-binding protein, with amino-acid sequence MDKTEIGAEAGRAAPPGPAWLNRVLDKTEQASSLASNTVLIIIIVAASLILSVLLGFLLRDLFEPAGTQGLIATIAVIGVIVSVAVGTPAVLFGDALILKIKGMKTELQAALIDADRANQAKSEFLANMSHEIRTPLNGMIGMAQLLEMTPLDPRQRSYADTIRASGRALQAVIEDVLDIARIEAGKLTLFPQPVRLADVVHEALQAGAAGAAAKGLTITVEIDAALEGPVLIDPQRFAQVLINLVSNAVKFSEQGGVRVRARALPQGWLRLEVEDTGPGLDLAFQGRVFERFSEADMSASRDHGGAGLGLAIARELTELAGGRIGVDSEPGHGALFWVEQPAPLAAFAHDPRETAAIPAPPGPARNVLVVEDHSVNRDVAVGMLSQAGFQVTQTGCASDALDHLRSGTVDAVLMDLHMPGMSGDEALRRIRAGETGPADLPVFILTADVTKDTRERLDGLGADRFFAKPVDGQALVNALNARLNGAAA